In Cardiocondyla obscurior isolate alpha-2009 linkage group LG07, Cobs3.1, whole genome shotgun sequence, the DNA window tttttttttttaattgctatgctatttcgcgcgcgcggtataGTAAAAATGATGAAGAGGAGGTAAAGGTGGGACGTCGAGTGGCGCGACTAAAAGGACAGATGATCGATAGGTAGACCGGGTTACAAGGCAGTGCGATGCGATCGATTTTGCCGGCTCACAGTCGAAAGAACATCTGCAAATACGCGGAGTAATACTTTCGGCCCTTCGAGAGAACGACATCGGTTCAGCGATCTACCTCTTCGCGTCCGCGACGAAGTCAATTTAGATATCGCGGGCTCGAGACGTTGATATATGATGGCGGGAGTCATTAAGCGACGGCGGAGCCGAtcgataaattgtaattatcataattatacAGCTGCTTGTAAACTCGCTTTACGCCTGTCCGTGTGGTGCGCGATGTGCGGCGTGCCCTGATTCCCCACGGAATTTAAAGAATCCTGTTTCGGCCAGTTGTCCGACAACGTTTTGTTGAAAGAggcccgaaaaaaaaagaggccgaaaagaagcaaaaaaaaaaaaaaaaagttgtctCCCTTTATCGAGAGGATGCCGGTTTTCGTGCAAATTGGATGCGAGTGCCTTTCTTAAGTGGGAGGGACGACTCGACTGCTGATTACCGGGCGCAATTTCGcgagattaataaataatgcgtTAAGTCCCCTTCAATCGGAGGATCGTAAGCGCGTAATAAAGCGAGCGTTTCCTCGATGCACGGCGAAATCGATGGTAACCGCGCCCTCGGAACACCGCCGCGCATCCCTAACTGTAAAGctcgattttataatttgttatatattatgCGATCCGGTATGGAACGAGTGCCGTAAATCCCGTGTGCTGTTGACCCGACGCTCGCTGGACCGAGACCGGCGGCGGCGCGAACCTGCACACGGTAGATATCTGCCTCGGACGGTCAACCGGAAGTAATTAAGGTTTCGACAGAGAATCTACTTGCGGATAAACGCCGTGGCCAAAAAGAGCGACGACAAGAAAGAGACTTGACCGGGAAATTACATTATAcctgcctctctctctctctctcttttatctcTTCTTCTGCTTTCTCCTCGGTCTTCTTCTCGCCGCGCTGTCTTAAATATCACCTCAATCGGCCTACGTATCCCCTGCCCATACAGAATGTTAACGATTTAATGAACCGCTTCGCATCCCTCGCGTGATATTATAACGCCGCATAGGACGACGTGCATACCATAAGTGACGTACAGCAGCCTTTACATCGCTGTAAAAACCCGCGACAGGCATCGCGCGCGGTAACGTCCCTAGCTTTCGATATTTCCGCATGACCCGGGGCACCTCTGTGACTACACAAGCTCCCTCCCCGCCGGTTTTACCTTCATGACACTCGGCCGTAAAGCCTCGGGATCGTGAAAAGCGTTTAGCACGTAACGCGCAACTGGAGGAACCGCCAGGATGGATTTTACGCGCGTCCGCGTGCAATAAATATTCTCCCTGTGCGCCACGAGATCGTCGTCTAAGAACGCGTGCATATCTTCGCGTCGGCCGATGCGTTTCCATAAGCCTCGCGTCGCAATCAGCCGGCCGCACCGATTCCGCCGGACCGATATTATCCGACGTATCGCGCATTAAACGTTTCCGCGAGCGCTCTCCCGCGTTCAAGCTATTTAATGGACTTCCTATGTTCAATGGGCTGCAATATCCTGAGATATTCGAGCGGATCGTTTCGTCAGAAAGAAGGGAGCCGATCCCGCGCCGAGAAAACAACTCGGTCGTATTCCGTATTACGGCTAAACCGCGCGTATGATTCACTTCCTCCACTTAGGCAggtacttattttttttttttttttttctttttgctgttgacttttacttcctctcCGCTACCCCAACCGCGTTACATATATGCCTaagcattattattattattattacaattatgtCATTACAATAATGGGCGCTCTCTTGATACGCGAGGTATGTGATGGCGCGAGGTTACCGTGATGGCGCATAACAAAACGAAGCACCTAACAGTAAATGTTAttacacttttttcttttttctctctctctctttctttctttctttttttttttcttcttcttcttctttaatcAGAGTACCGTTGACGCTTAAACTTCGCTTTTCTAACAGTACTCGGGCGTACTCGCCAGAACGCGACTATTAAATATGAGTGGGAGATGTACAATTTAGCGAAAGACTACCACCGATTCGCATTCCACGGCCGTTTAcagcgcgacgcgacgtcaTTGGGAAAATAATAACTCTTTGATTATCGTTCTCGATCGGTGCTGGggataattattttgcgtATAATCGCCGCCTCGTTGCGCGTGCACGCGCTGCTCTCGTTAACATCCGCACGATTTTTCCCCGCAGATTATGTGTCCGGTGCGTGTCCGAGGATATGTCCGCCAAGTGGAGAACCCGTTTGCGGCAGCGACGGTGTCATATACGCGTCGCAGTGTGAAATGCGGAAGAAGATGTGCGGAAAGGGTAAGgcgcttttaattataatagttaTTATAGTAGCACATGCTCTAGTTCGCTCGCGGCGAGATTacagtgttttttttttctttcttttttttttgtcttcccGAGACGCGCCGGTCGCTGAATGAATATCACGGGTAACTTCGGTACGATTTCGCGCTATCCCGTTTCGTATATTAACCGGCCGTATAAGAATAAGCGCGTAGGACCATTAGTAGCGGTTTATCGAGAAATATAACCGCGTGCTTCAATTACAATCGCGGAAATAACGCGACCTTCATTCGCCGGTTTTGATGCGGTATTACCGTGCTTCACGGCGCGGACGGTCACGATAAAGAGATTCCTATCGTATTCTCTTTCCACCGGCGATAGCGGCCTATGGTAACGAGGATCCGTTCATTCGTATAATAAATGGCCACGATAAATTATACGATACCGCCGGGCTGCAAAACGAATCGCGATTTCCTAGAGCGTCGAAACGAACTATTTGCGCGTTATAGTATCGGGTGATTTGTTTCGTTGCGAGCGACGAGGTCGTGCGTGCGCCCCCGAGATCTCGTTTCGCTTGATAATCGCGCGAAATCTATCTGCGTATCTCATTATTTCGCCGTCGTACGCTCATTTAGGCGTTACCGTGGCCACGGAGAAGACGGCTTGCCTGAGGTCATCCGGTAGCAAGTGCGAGCATCGCTGTCCGGGCGATCAGGATCCGGTATGCGGCACCGATGGGCGTACCTACCTGAACAAGTGCATGCTCAGGGTAGAGATATGTCGGGTCGGGATCGAGCTGTCTCATCTCGGACCGTGCAACAATATTTCGGCCCACAGGGAGAACTGTCCGGTCTCGTGCGATTACGCGCCGCTCGACGGACCGGTTTGCGGAAGCGACGGAAACGTCTACAAGTCTACGTGTCAGATGAAGCTGCTCACTTGCGGGTACGTCCAAGGCCGGCCACGGCAATTACCAAGCGTACTTGCCAGCCGCGGGAATCAGGAATTTACGAAATTACGTAGACCCCCGTGCTTTAATCTTTCTGCCCACcggaaaatattctttttcgcgCGATCACGCCAGACCCGTTATAATACCCATCTTGTGAATTCTGTTTATGTTTACATCTCACTTATTACTTCTGCCATTTtccgcgtggaaaaaaaaaaaaattactggcTTTATAAATACTGTAATTCACTGTATAGAAGCGGTCATCTCTCTTCGCGAAGCATAAAACGCGTATTATTCTGTGGGAAGGAGAGGTTTATTCTCCTAAGCTCAACATAAAACTAGCCTAGCCACAAAACaattttgactttttttttccggttcGCAGCCAAGGCGTTGTGCGTACGAATAAGAAGCATTGCCAGACCACAAGACATTGTCGTGAATCATGCTGGCGCGGTGCCAAGCCTGCCTGCGGCAGCGACGGTATTTTGTACTCAAACACCTGCAAAATGCGGGCCAAGAATTGCGGGTAAGCGACAAATCCTCGACCAATTTCAACGTACGGCCGTAACTTTTTTGGTTGCATTCGTCTCCTGACAAAACCTCGCGAGCCTTCGTCTCTCATTTTCTCCCCCGTTTATTTCCTATCAGCCTTTAAATCATTCCTGAATCACTTCCCATACTCTTCGTCATTTCATTATTCGTTATTACAGACCGGCGATACTTATCGAATTATGGTTTTCAGCAAGCACGTGTTCGAAGTGCCAATGTCGTTCTGCGTATCTCGAGAACGAACGTCCGGCAGTAACGCGTGTCCCTTGGACTGTAAAAACGAGCCCGAGGTGTCGGTTTGCGGATCGGACGGGAACGTTTACAGAAACGAGTGCGAGATGCAAATGCTAAACTGCGGGTGCGTATCTATTTTCTACTActtgtaaatttcaaatttaatatgaatatatatctggtttttttttaatagaatctataaaaaaaaactaataattgtCAGCTCTCTTTCCGAATGGTTTCAAGCTGCTCACTCTTTTTAactgattatttaataaacgaccGTCGCGTGCGAGTCTTTAACCAAGTGTTAATCAATAGGCATGCAAGAAGAAAGGTAACGGTAGTGGACTTTGAGAAGTGCCGATCCCGGCTAACGAAATGCATGAAGCAACAGCAGAGGTGCGGAAGCGAAGTGGATCCGGTTTGCGGTAGCGACGCGAATACCTATCCAAATCAGTGCCATTTGAACGTTGCGGTTTGCTTGTAAGTTATGTTTACTTCAAAGaactattttaatatcgataaatcattcctttcctcctccctccccctttttctccTCCGTCTGATACAAAAAGATGAGGAATGTTTTGGCGTAAATTTTTTCAGACATCgctttcgttaatttttctccgatatttaatatattttagaaaggGCATCCAATTGGCTCACGTTGGAGAGTGCACGACCTTGAAAGAGATCGAACACTGCCCCGAAGACTGCGCCGAAGTACCCGAGGAACCAGTTTGTGGAAGCGACGGCAACGTTTATCGGTGATTAAGAGTTATTCGGATTCCAGAACGTCCGCCGCCGAAGATTTTAAGGGCGTCTGCACCTCAAACGGATCGTTCGATAGACCGAACCGTTTGAGGAAAGCCTCGGGTCGCTTTCAAGAACCTCTGTTCTGATATCCAGCGCGAGCGTGATTCCGATTGCGAATCGAGCAAGATAAATTGATGTTTATCAATTAGAAATCTCCGAGATTTTGCcggtatataaatgtatatctGTCCGTTCGCACTCTCTTAGTCGAGCATGAAATCcgcgataaaattaccgcAGATATTGGAGCGTAACGATATACTTGTGTGGATTAAGATCGAAACGTTCAAGCtgctaatatatatatacagtttcttttttctcgagATTACGAACAAGTTAAGCTAAACGCAATATGTTATAaccgcgataataattaagtgATTACATAGCGGTCGCGGATCGTTCCGGAAACCGGTGTTTGCGGATATCTCATGTGTGAACTTGTATGCATTTAGGTCCCTATGCCATCTGCAACATGAGACCTGCGGCCAGAGGGTGGTTCAAGTTCCGGCACAACACTGCCGCACCACCGCGCTTTGCAATCAGATCTGCAGCGGGGAACGTCAGTTTGTTTGCGGCTCCGATAATAAGCTCTATCGTAACGAGTGCGAGATGAAGAGGGACAATTGCGGGTAAGCCATGTAACGTCACGTTTGCATGTTTCACCGGAGCGTAACACTTTTGTTCGAGGAGGGCGAATTGTGTACCTATAGCGGgcacttttaataaattaaacctGGACGGATCCTCAAAAGAGGCTCGAGAACGCGTAATTGCATGGGAGAGCAGGCTCTTTAGTTTCCTATTCTTTCTCCAGCGGCTTTAATCAAATAGCGCGCaacagtaaataaattaaatttattaaatcaccGCTAATTGCAACGTTGTTAACGTTAATGCGATAATGCAacgatcaaaattatattgttttgaTAAAGGCGTTAAAAGCTGTTACGTTGTTTTACAAAGTACTTAGATTCTATTAGAATTTCTCACGTTAATTACAGATGAAGATCAAATAagcattatttaatattaatttttttttttttttttttaagttttattacaccaagtttttttttttttattcctcaaGGAGAATAATTAAGTTGCTTCGCGCTAATTTGGTCAtgtaatttcaatttcaagcATACTCATTCAATTTTCATTCcggcaaaaagaaagaaaaaaaaaaagaaagaaaaaaaactgtcctggattaattttattacctcgTTAGAAGTAAGAAATGGCTAATTATTCGAATTcaattattctatttattcaGAAGCGGCTAGAGAGCGACTGGTTTCGTGCCGAGCATATAATTCTGCTGACCGCGATTGTACTTGTTCCCGATATAATACTTTCCATAGACTTTCATTATACCCGATCGCGCTATTGAAATAGACTCGAGTAGGAGAGGATCGGTCAAGAAACTGGTCCTCGAGAAACGGTTAATCCGAGGCCGGGTATCGCGTGCGTATCCGATGAAAGTCCGTGAGTGATTCAGCCCACGACTCGTACCATTACATCTTCTTTATGGAAATAATAAACCATTTCTATCGCGCCGCATGCCAATAGCAGTTTTTGAACCTGCTGTTCAAATACGCGAAAGGAAAGTATCCTACTTCGGGAAAGGTGAATCGAACACAGTCGAGCGCAGTCTCGAAAGTAGAAATTGTCGATGACTCCGCGCGGCCCATTTTCCCAAAGAAgtcattttctatttttgttcGCTTTCTAACGCACCCGTCTCTAATGCAGTTTACCCGATATACGAATATTCGtgccgaaataaatttttaacgccgTCGAAAATGCCTGGGGCGCAAACTGTCCGTAAAGCAACGTTACGTACTGATCAAAAGTGATTGCTCTCCTTCCCCAAAACTTGCCGAACGCCACCGACTGCTTCCTAActctgaattaattttaactcttCCAATTTAACGACATATTTcaaacggagaaaaaaaaaaatccttgaTTCCAGGAAACACGTGTACGTGGTACCTACGAAGAGGTGTGTGCAAGGTTTCCTGTTTCGCGGCTGTCAGAAGATCTGTCCGCCTTATTACGATCCGGTTTGCGGTACCGACGGCATGACGTACAGCAACGAGTGCTTCCTGGAGATCGAAAACTGCCGCAGCAGGAGTCTCGTCACGAAAAAGTATCACGGAGTATGCGGACAACCGACAGAGGAGccgaaaaattatctttattaaagcGTTCGATCGAGCTAACACGGGGgcagaaagaaaaggaaaaaagaaaaaaaaaaataatgaaagaaagaataaaaaaaaaaagcgcgagcgagagaaacagaggaagagagaaaagaagaaggcTGATTGACGAGATAATTTGGCTCGTATCTCCGAGGAAGATTTGCGAAACGACAGCTACCGTATATTGATTCGTTAATGTGTCACGAGTCTTGTAGCATTTAAGTTCGCTCGGCTCATATTAACCAGCTGCAAATTTCCgatgcgttatttttttttttttcgatcgaTTGAGCCTCGAGCCGCGGCATAACGTTCACGACTCTATAAACGATATACTTGATCGTCTCCTCATCCCATTCATTTCCCTTTGACGATCCGAAACGCGTTGACTTTCCacgaaggggggaaaaaagaaaaaaaaaaaaaaagaacgcgctCGAGGGAAACGAGCATCTTGCCAGTCGCAGTCCGGATTGTTATCGTATTGTTACTGCTATTTCTACGATAATAGTACCGCGATTGCCGATCCCTTCTCGGATAACCGCGCGTCCGCGAACTCTCGTTCGAACCCGGCGAAATTGCGATTCTTTAAACCGTTATTGCGCTCACAACAGGTGACAAATAacatcgaaattattttaaggaaGCTACctatttttttgtctttttttcaatCGGGAAAGGGTCGCCAGTCGCGCATCGATATAGTCCTTTCTTCGCACTTGACACACGATATAGactcattattatttattatagcCTTAATCTTGTAATTCCATACGATacgattttatataaatatatatatatatatatttttttttttacgatacgcCCGTCGTTTTAATTATAGCTATTAATACGTCGACGTGGCCTCGGCAgagcgtattttttttttttttaattttagggGAATACTGTATTACTACATCTCCCTCCCGACATGTGATGTGTGTtcgtttattataataattatcattgcaatcttaatttattatcgagaaTGCGAGAAatcctcccccctttttttttgtaccaaCACTAACATTGTATACGCTTCAAATGTCAATAATAAatcacatatgtatattttaagatacaaatacttaatatataatattttccataatataaattgaacgataaaataatttattacgtaagacaaattatatataaattctgGAAAATCACTCACCGATTCGATGCGCAACAGACGGAGTTAAGCAGCTACACATGACGAAACTGTAACACACAAACGTAAGgtccaaaattaattaagcgttCGAGACGAGCCACGTTTCAAACTAAAATTCATCCTCATCCTCATCGAATACATCTTATCGCTACAATTATCTATTTATCGCAAAAGaattcttcaaaaataaattttacaaagatAATTGAGTCGATTTCcttctcaaataatttttattcgtcaaaataagaaaaaaagagatcgaTAAAGAGAATTGCGTAGGTCGAATTACCTCGTGGGTGCTCCGGCTGGATGTATTTCCCGATCGGAACAGCCACTTCCTTCTTTCCCTCGTTGTACACTAGACAGATATGGCGTTCGcttcgccgacgacgacgagggaACCTGGCCTTAACGTGGTCTGCGTAAAATCACATACGAAGCACGTGCGTAGATGCCTCAGCACACGGTCACCCAGGAATGATAGCGAGAAGCAAGCGCGCCCCACTCcttcccccactctcggcGGCCGAGGGAAGGGATGAAGCCGGAGAgaatcacgtacgccagccgccgtcgccgcactCGTCACAATATTTGCCTCGCTCCGAAGGTCGCCGCAGTAACCATCATTATCTGCTTCCCAGCGTACTCGCTATTGCACAGATAACACCTCATCGTGCTGTAACACAATCCAAATCAGATTCCAAACGCGATCGATATTTCGACGTAATTATTCCACGCGATATACGTCGTACAAACGTGCTGTGATACTTACCGCTGCCCGGTGCCTCTCTGACCACCAGCCCCCGTCGAGATCTCACCGACGTTGAACCCCACGGAAGCTACATCGGTCACAATCGCGCCTACTGATCACCGGGATAATCGCGCGACCCTCTGCGGCACTCCCGAGATCAGCCAACGTGGATTAGTGCGTACGTGACCTTGTTCTAAACGCGTAAATACGGAAGGCGGAGTACGAACTTTACGAAAATGCGACTCGGCCACGGAGTGCCGGCCGGTACAAATGGCGCGAAGGATCATAGAAACGAATGTGCGGTTGGAAAAATGTGCCGGGTGGGTAAAGTGGACGATACCGCCATCTAACAGTGCGACGGAGCAGCGTGGCGCAAGATGGCGCGCAAGGTACACTGAGGTGCGCCGCGGCGCGTCTTTATTGACAGGTGCCTCCGGGGTTAGGGGCAGTCGGGGGCAGCATGGCGACCAGTGTTTACGACAACTGATCGCGGCCGATCGAATTCGCACGCCGTGTCCCCGTTGAGTCGACGCGCGGGCTGTTTACGGCTCTGGTGGACGGACCTCTCGCTTCGGACGGTTCTTCGCGACGGGTGCTGGGCGCGGAAGCCCTTACGCGAGCGACGCACGCAACTCGCGTTGCGGCaagtgtgtgtgtgcgcgcctCGAGACAGTGTCCCCTCGTTCCAAGAGTCACGGATCAGGTGGCGGAGCCCTCGTCCTCGCTGGACCCCGCACGCCGCGCAGGCAGTCTCGTCCAACACGCTCGGCTTCGTTATCGTGAGTACTCTGACTGACTCTCTGATTATTGCTCGACTTACCGCCGGTCTTCGTCGTCCCGTGGCCGACTCTGTATTTTCGCCGCGGAGATGGAGAGGCCATCTTTGACGCCGCGTTCCTCGCCGGTGCCCACGCCGGCGAAGGAGGATTTTTGCGATTATGCGAATCGTGTTACATAAAACCGGCCGAACGCCACGGGACGACGGGACGGGCCGGCGTTAAGGTCTCGCCTGCgtcgtgcgtgcacgcgcctcgcacgcacacacgctcGCAGCCAATCTCTGCGATCCTGAAGGCCGAAGCCGGGCCCCTCTCGattcgcgaaatttttatcgcgccaaGTCCGACGCAACGATCGGCCCGAACGCGGCACGTCGCGGGACTCCGTCTTTGcagggttctttttttttcttccgtaCCGACGAAATGTCTTATTTATTAGGAATCGCCATTCGGACGAACGTGCGATAGACTTCGAGGAAACTTAATTTTTCCCACGCAGTTTTTTAGCATCGTCGTATctcgttaattaaacgcgaggCTCTAATTTAATTCTCTACGTGTTAAttgctaaattaaattcagcGATACATTTCTCAAAACTTATTCCGCGCTTTCGCACCTACTGCGGCTCAACGGTGAAACTTAATCGTCTGTGCGGTGCTATTATCAGAAATTCATTCAGAATTAAACGGAAGTCACCTGTCGATCCCACTGCGGCACGCTATCTTATCGTTATCGCCGTTGACAATAATAGGTAGAGTCATTGGTCACGACTGCGTATTCGCGGCTCGGCATAGTTTCTGGATCCGTGGAGGAACGGTCGCTTCTGCGTGTACATGTggacgtaattaaatttatcgatcgccgtgagagagaaagaaagagaaagacagagagagagacatAGAAAGACGTCGCGGCGACATTTGAGAATGCGACAGGAACGTTCGCGAATCGCTCTCACGTTTGTCACGCGCCCTTTCCccttttattttgcatttccGTCAAACCCGGCGGCGAAAGAATGCAGTTCCGCCGTTGAATTGAAGTATCcgtcataaataattacacaGAATTATATtccccgcgttttttttttttttttttttttcctgacaCAGTTCCCTCTTTTTCGAAATcgtagatattatttttttttaatgctaaaaAAGTGGCGCGCTGGATTGTCGTATTTTAATACCACAATAAAGTTCGGTTAGAAACGATTAAATTGAAACGTCGGTCCAGGACACCCGGGCAAAGTACCTTGCACTGTtcgtcaaataaatttccaagCGAATTGACCTACAGATTGGGCTTCTGCCCCGTGATCACATCGTCGCCGGCGCGCCGGCACTTGCACAGCTTCTTGTTTagtatatacaatataatcaGGATATATAACGctttagaaaaatatcaaaCGTTCGATATTTCTGCGACTAATaaacatacatatttttatccgtaCCACTTCGCGACTAACTTACGTTTTCaaacgctgaaaaaaaaaaaaaatgtttgcaaacgcgcgcggcgcgattttttatttttttttttctttccaagaTGTTTCGTTATAACTCGTACCGTATCGGTTTTATTGTTGAAGTCAAGTTTTGTATTGCGCTTTAATGGATGATCACGTAATCCTTGCAAGCGCGGCGCGGTCCCGCCTGATTCTCACACAAGCGGGGTATTCCAGTCGGATGCAAATTATTGAATCGGATCGGACGGTGATTGTGCAATACGCGCGGTAATCGATACGCGCGCATTTATACCGAAGGAAGCACGTCAGCGTTTGCGAGCGGCGTATGCTTTTGCAATTCCTTCAATTCCCGCGCTCGTTGtcgtcaatttatttataaacctCTCGGCAACGCGCTTGCGAGACTTCGGGATCGAGGAGGCTAAGTCGATCGAGGGATTTGAAAgcgggaaaataatttatgtatcgTTTTGGCTGTCCGCGGCGAAGGTTACCGATCGCCGCGAATATTCGCGCCGCCGCGCGGCTGCCgttgttgaaattaattacatgcCCGCAACAGCCGCAAATGATCTATTGTGTCTTAACG includes these proteins:
- the LOC139104135 gene encoding serine protease inhibitor dipetalogastin, with the protein product MRRQVSLVLGIVFLGYLQDYVSGACPRICPPSGEPVCGSDGVIYASQCEMRKKMCGKGVTVATEKTACLRSSGSKCEHRCPGDQDPVCGTDGRTYLNKCMLRVEICRVGIELSHLGPCNNISAHRENCPVSCDYAPLDGPVCGSDGNVYKSTCQMKLLTCGQGVVRTNKKHCQTTRHCRESCWRGAKPACGSDGILYSNTCKMRAKNCGKHVFEVPMSFCVSRERTSGSNACPLDCKNEPEVSVCGSDGNVYRNECEMQMLNCGHARRKVTVVDFEKCRSRLTKCMKQQQRCGSEVDPVCGSDANTYPNQCHLNVAVCLKGIQLAHVGECTTLKEIEHCPEDCAEVPEEPVCGSDGNVYRSLCHLQHETCGQRVVQVPAQHCRTTALCNQICSGERQFVCGSDNKLYRNECEMKRDNCGKHVYVVPTKRCVQGFLFRGCQKICPPYYDPVCGTDGMTYSNECFLEIENCRSRSLVTKKYHGVCGQPTEEPKNYLY